One window from the genome of Salvia miltiorrhiza cultivar Shanhuang (shh) chromosome 7, IMPLAD_Smil_shh, whole genome shotgun sequence encodes:
- the LOC130994317 gene encoding uncharacterized protein LOC130994317, with the protein MAEMNAKILELQQMMMNKESEEKGSCSVKNEHCVEVDDDDVKEVPRDNVLSLVKTPRTKSKKDVKDTLKLKATDVPTALKMLHKYACVALNGGRTIQFTLDPNVIGNNREVFVEFDEIHKMCELEPIAASSICVYIW; encoded by the exons ATGGCTGAGATGAACGCCAAAATATTGGAGCTTCAACAAATGATGATGAACAAAGAAAGTGAGGAGAAGGGCAGTTGTTCTGTGAAGAATGAGCATTGTGTTgaagttgatgatgatgatgttaagGAAGTTCCTCGTGACAATGTCTTGTCGTTGGTCAAAACACCGAGAACTAAG TCAAAAAAGGATGTGAAGGATACATTGAAGTTGAAGGCAACCGATGTACCAACGGCATTAAAGATGTTGCACAAATACGCATGTGTTGCACTCAATGGTGGTCGCACTATTCAATTCACCTTGGATCCTAATGTCATTGGTAATAATCGAGAAGTTTTTGTTGAATTTGATGAAATCCACAAAATGTGTGAATTGGAGCCTATCGCAGCATCGAGCATTTGTGTCTACATATGGTAA
- the LOC130994583 gene encoding uncharacterized protein LOC130994583, translated as MMPCNVGWHWILLVIDPHKETVYALDPLLDGTHVEDWKSMMTLAMKMFNMSIGTRGRKNPLWETINAPQQPDGAQCGFYVMRFMRDVFDNLVSDHSLPLATLFTGGCYSKKEIDEMRIEWVEFLSSIDD; from the exons ATGATGCCATGCAATGTAGG ttGGCATTGGATTCTTTTGGTGATTGATCCACATAAAGAAACTGTATATGCGTTGGATCCATTGTTAGATGGTACCCATGTTGAGGATTGGAAAAGCATGATGACGTT AGCCATGAAAATGTTCAACATGAGCATAGGAACAAGAGGGAGGAAGAATCCTTTGTGGGAAACGATCAAT GCTCCACAACAACCTGATGGAGCACAATGTGGATTCTATGTTATGCGATTCATGAGAGATGTCTTTGACAATCTTGTATCCGATCACTCTCTCCCATTAGCTACGTTG tTCACAGGAGGATGTTATTCCAAAAAAGAGATTGATGAAATGAGGATAGAGTGGGTAGAGTTTCTAAGTTCGATTGATGATTGA